The genome window GATTAAACACGGGTTTGTGCTACTGACTTGACTGCATTGCAGATATATAGAGCCTCTTCATCACTTAGGGCTGCATATATCGGCAAAGAGAGGATTTGCTGATAGGTTTTGAGTGCTTTTGGAAAGTCATTTACCCTTAGGTGATACTTGTTTTTATAGTAGCTTAGTAGGTGCATTGGGCGGTAATGAAGACTAGTGTGAACGCCAATCTCTTTTAGTTCTCTAGCAAAACTATCGCGGTTTTTATCAATCTTGATTATATATTGATTATAGATATGATCTCTTTTGGCTACTGGAGTAGTGATATGTGGGCAATCTTTTAACTCCTCATTATATATAGCGGCTATGGCTTTTCTACGCGCTATAAACATTCCTAATTTTTCAAACTGAGCAATACTATATGCAGCACAAAGAGAATTAAGATCATACTTTTGTCCGATATCTATAACATCATACATATAGCCTAAGTTGCCATCTTTATCAAAGCTATCATTGATTATGGCGTGATTGCGAATAAGTCTTGCACGACTAGCTATCTCATCATCATTAGTAACTATAATTCCAGTTGTTGCTACTGCGTGTTGAACTTGTGGATTGATCTGAAAGCAAGACATATATGAGTCCATATTGCCAATTAATTTGTCATTATATGTAGCACCCATAGCCCTACTAGCATCATCTATAATTTTTATATCATACTCATTAGCAAGTGAATATATTGCATCCATATTGGCGCTTTGACCAGCTACATGAGTTATAAATGCTGCTTTTAACTTTTTATGATTTTGTGTTTTTAAAATTTTTTCTAACTCATTTGGATCGATGTTAAAATCATCTTCATCAATATCTACAAATATAGGTTCAGCATCAAAATGCCTAATAACTTGAGCAATACTAGGAAAGGCATTGACTGAACAAATAATCTTATCTCCACGCTTTAAATCCATCGCACATAAGCTTAGATGTATAGCAGCAGTTCCGTTATTTGTAGTGATTGCATGCTTAGTGCCAAAAAAATTCTTTATTTGATCTTCTAAATCTTCAACCATATAGTTTGCATTTTTTTCTAAGGTCTCTTTGATAAGTTCATGCTCTCTATCAGTAATTAATGGGCGAAAAAATGGTATATCTCTCATCAAATCTCCTATTTTTATATATTTGGTATAGCTGGTAATTTTAATTTAAAACTATTTTTGGCAATTCTAGTGGTAATTTCATCTTTAAATTTATTATCAAATTTAGATAAATCTTGATTATTTTCTATAGCTTTTAGTAGTTTATCGATCTGTTCATAGCTATATCCTAGATCGTTCTCATCGCTTTGGTTTTGCCATAAGTCTGCGCTTGGGGCTTTATTGATTATATTTTTATCAATA of Campylobacter vicugnae contains these proteins:
- a CDS encoding DegT/DnrJ/EryC1/StrS family aminotransferase, translating into MRDIPFFRPLITDREHELIKETLEKNANYMVEDLEDQIKNFFGTKHAITTNNGTAAIHLSLCAMDLKRGDKIICSVNAFPSIAQVIRHFDAEPIFVDIDEDDFNIDPNELEKILKTQNHKKLKAAFITHVAGQSANMDAIYSLANEYDIKIIDDASRAMGATYNDKLIGNMDSYMSCFQINPQVQHAVATTGIIVTNDDEIASRARLIRNHAIINDSFDKDGNLGYMYDVIDIGQKYDLNSLCAAYSIAQFEKLGMFIARRKAIAAIYNEELKDCPHITTPVAKRDHIYNQYIIKIDKNRDSFARELKEIGVHTSLHYRPMHLLSYYKNKYHLRVNDFPKALKTYQQILSLPIYAALSDEEALYICNAVKSVAQTRV